The Brassica napus cultivar Da-Ae chromosome A7 unlocalized genomic scaffold, Da-Ae chrA07_Random_2, whole genome shotgun sequence genome has a segment encoding these proteins:
- the LOC125594389 gene encoding putative callose synthase 6 — protein MLSFYFTTIGFYFSSMLTVITVYAFLYGRMYMVMSGAEKEILRLATPNQLAALEQALATQSIFQLGFLMVLPMVMEIGLEEGFRSAIVDFFIMQLQLASVFFTFQLGTKSHYYGRTILHGGSKYRPTGRGFVVFHAKFAENYRLYSRSHFVKGLELLLLLIVYQVYGHSYRSSNLYLYITVSMWFMVGSWLFAPFIFNPSGFEWQKTVDDWTDWKRWLDDRGGIGIPVDKSWESWWSVEQEYLKHTNIRGRILEITLALRFFIYQYGIVYQLNISQNSKSFLVYGLSWVFCSHHYLC, from the exons ATGCTCTCATTCTATTTCACGACAATTGGATTCTACTTCAGTAGCATG CTCACGGTGATTACGgtttatgcattcttgtatggtcGTATGTACATGGTCATGAGTGGAGCAGAGAAAGAGATCTTAAGGCTCGCAACCCCGAATCAGCTAGCTGCTCTTGAGCAGGCTCTAGCTACACAGTCAATATTTCAGCTAGGGTTCTTGATGGTGTTGCCTATGGTAATGGAGATAGGCTTGGAGGAAGGCTTTCGCTCGGCTATTGTCGATTTCTTCATAATGCAGCTGCAACTAGCTTCCGTGTTCTTCACGTTCCAGCTTGGGACAAAGTCACATTACTACGGGAGAACAATCTTACACGGCGGGTCCAAATACAGACCAACGGGTCGTGGCTTTGTTGTGTTCCACGCCAAGTTTGCTGAGAACTATAGGTTATACTCGAGAAGTCACTTTGTGAAGGGACTAGAGCTACTTCTGTTGCTGATAGTTTATCAAGTCTATGGTCATTCATACCGGAGTTCAAACCTTTATCTATACATAACAGTCTCCATGTGGTTCATGGTTGGTTCTTGGTTGTTTGCGCCGTTCATATTCAATCCTTCAGGGTTTGAGTGGCAAAAGACGGTTGATGATTGGACTGATTGGAAACGATGGTTGGATGATCGTGGTGGTATAGGTATACCAGTTGATAAAAGCTGGGAATCTTGGTGGAGTGTAGAGCAAGAATATCTCAAACATACTAATATTAGAGGGAGGATCTTGGAGATCACACTTGCTCTTCGCTTCTTCATTTATCAGTATGGGATTGTTTACCAGCTCAATATCTCTCAGAACAGCAAAAGCTTTTTG GTTTATGGACTCTCTTGGGTGTTTTGCTCACATCATTACTTGTGCTAA
- the LOC125594385 gene encoding uncharacterized protein LOC125594385, with protein MQPVWNVPGRTSGVNPSAFAPGEPPPGLPPDPPDPSSPLSPVEFPSLTDSTSKTALAGASRKGHRKMLMNPTITAASTENLLPSTTSTGAIAMETELGNPTLSSSVTVTENRSETATVKTLPTETTLQQHYQILPSKPSSPTQTNKAASSIQTNTVSNQSETQPPAPLLINQTLPPSSTPPVTENSLNPTQTLIEKLRASADKPLKRLAPVAVSPTGRPRVVIPDAVFKKGADIHKDFIICYFNGKSPPFNQIQSVFNYMWGKGKRLEIHNNPLNRSVIVRIQSDYLRQKILEKNIWYVGDSMLHTAQWNSTHSMSTPPLKAIQIWAHITGVPLDLRHDEGLSLVAGLVGEPKDTDEFTRNLVSLTVCHVKVEVDLTVPLPKVVEFERESGVVVELSVHYPWVPPTCSHCHELGHIIRNCLTFFPAPPDKDTAPSNEQTATQKTKEFPQTPRSKPSQKTPQNTQNTTQNTKNPNSSFTPSKASRKLHKKYLPVVKDLPLGSVALTPVDLPLPSLQTPSSSTSLAPTLPILPSNSLSRQCITCVLSIPNQAPIYYTAIYASNQSDERVELWNELLITHSTLDLENKNWVVGGDLNQILFPFEHSNPDVNFTDNPMYQLLDCLLQAGLFDLRYLGPCHTWTNNQPESPTAKKLDRLLVNNITIDSYPHAVASFLAQEMSDHTPCLLNLALFLPRAGTFPDKFQNYLTKHPGFAQVQALNDPSPDTFQSERELHQKWNFLREIEELFFRQKSRINWLKEGDLNTAYFFRICQVRASYNAIRAFLTPAGAWLTDPFEMSSLAVSHFCSVLGPSFVNPVAPSTPEWFQSLLDFSISHVQASQMLRIPTGDEIRSMIFKLNPNKAPGPDGLTSGFFKAAWSTIGDEVITSITHFFYTGFLPSSANATILTLVPKFPGASEITEFRPISCLNTVYKVISRLLVKRLKPILPKLILPSQTAFVKGRLLLENTILASELINGYHKNKGSKKITIKVDIAKAFDTLSWNFLFSCLQGLGIPHQMLHWLHSCICTTSFMVGYNGTVNGYFKGTRGLRQGDPLSPYLFVIAMNCLSHMLNAAATNSKLRYHSNCKKVKLTHLSFADDLLIFIEGNIESVQCVLQVLKEFENRSGLAVSLQKTSFFASGMTEEEINTIQASTGMACGSLPFRYLGVPMNSRKLSLASCEPLLHQIKTRFSSWSTKTLSFSGRLMLIKTVIAGITTFWCSSFVLPKACVVKINSMCSAFLWKGNLDAHSTARVAWTTVCKPKEEGGLGVKDLLTWNKACCLRLIWLLFFRPDSVWVSWFKEVILKGSVSNYWTTNPSQKFSWLANKLLKLRSVAYPLIHIQIQNGEHGRFWIDNWSPFGKLQDYMEGGRSRLGIPLKATLASLYRNGTWQLPAARTENQLQVLTFITTINFNSQPDQYVWKINGKSSEKFSTGEVYQYLRGDVEEVNWAKVIWSPRSIPRQSFHAWLVVQNRIPTRDRLISWGLQMWDRTTKKLGQLPQSDVIALTGGFDYAITDSPWVAGMLLLDLE; from the exons ATGCAACCTGTGTGGAATGTGCCTGGTCGCACTTCCGGTGTGAATCCTTCGGCGTTTGCGCCCGGTGAACCCCCTCCCGGCCTCCCCCCTGACCCTCCTGACCCATCCTCTCCTCTTTCCCCTGTAGAATTCCCTTCCCTCACTGATTCCACCTCTAAAACTGCTCTTGCTGGTGCTTCTCGAAAGGGACATCGTAAGATGCTGATGAACCCCACCATTACTGCGGCCTCTACGGAGAACCTGCTACCATCAACTACCTCTACTGGTGCCATTGCAATGGAAACAGAGCTAGGTAACCCAACCTTATCTTCTTCTGTCACTGTTACAGAAAATAGATCTGAGACTGCTACAGTCAAAACCCTTCCTACAGAAACTACCCTTCAACAACACTACCAGATACTCCCGTCCAAACCCTCCTCACCTACTCAAACCAACAAAGCGGCCTCCTCCATCCAGACCAACACTGTTTCCAACCAAAGTGAAACCCAACCCCCGGCTCCCTTACTTATCAACCAAACTCTCCCTCCATCTTCCACCCCTCCCGTTACTGAGAACTCTCTAAACCCTACCCAAACTCTGATTGAAAAGCTCAGGGCCTCAGCAGACAAGCCTTTGAAGCGTCTTGCGCCTGTTGCGGTTTCTCCAACTGGAAGGCCTCGTGTAGTAATACCTGATGCTGTTTTCAAAAAAGGAGCAGATATTCATAAAGACTTCATTATCTGCTACTTCAATGGGAAGTCCCCACCTTTCAATCAGATACAGAGTGTATTTAATTACATGTGGGGAAAAGGTAAAAGACTAGAGATCCACAATAACCCACTGAACCGATCAGTTATTGTGCGTATTCAGAGTGATTACCTCAGGCAGAAGATACTAGAAAAGAACATCTGGTACGTGGGGGACTCTATGTTACATACTGCCCAGTGGAACTCTACCCATTCCATGTCAACCCCCCCTCTGAAAGCCATCCAGATATGGGCCCACATCACAGGAGTTCCTCTTGATCTCCGTCATGATGAAGGACTAAGCTTGGTGGCTGGACTGGTAGGTGAACCAAAAGACACTGATGAGTTCACAAGGAACTTGGTTAGCTTAACAGTTTGTCATGTCAAAGTGGAAGTGGATTTGACTGTACCATTACCTAAGGTGGTCGAGTTTGAGAGGGAAAGTGGGGTAGTTGTGGAACTTTCTGTCCACTACCCATGGGTTCCTCCTACTTGCTCGCATTGTCACGAGCTCGGTCACATCATCCGAAACTGTCTCACTTTCTTCCCAGCTCCCCCTGACAAAGATACAGCTCCTTCGAATGAGCAAACTGCTACTCAAAAAACCAAAGAATTCCCACAAACACCCCGCTCAAAGCCTTCCCAAAAAACTCCACAAAATACCCAAAATACcacccaaaataccaaaaacccCAATTCATCTTTTACCCCTTCAAAGGCTTCTAGAAAACTTCACAAAAAATACCTGCCTGTTGTTAAGGATCTCCCTTTAGGCTCTGTAGCCTTAACTCCGGTTGACCTCCCATTACCATCTCTCCAAACCCCTTCCTCATCCACTTCCCTTGCTCCAACTCTTCCTATTCTCCCTTCCAATTCCCTA TCTAGACAGTGCATCACATGCGTCCTATCTATCCCTAACCAGGCTCCTATCTACTACACCGCTATCTATGCTTCCAACCAAAGCGACGAGAGAGTGGAATTGTGGAATGAACTCCTCATTACCCATTCCACGCTTGATCTCGAAAACAAAAACTGGGTGGTGGGAGGTGACCTGAACCAAATCCTATTCCCTTTTGAGCACTCAAACCCAGATGTAAACTTCACAGATAATCCCATGTACCAACTCCTGGATTGTTTGCTACAAGCGGGGTTATTTGACTTGAGGTATCTTGGTCCTTGTCATACATGGACGAACAACCAACCGGAGAGCCCTACAGCGAAAAAACTAGATAGACTGCTCGTTAACAACATCACTATTGACTCCTACCCCCATGCTGTAGCCTCGTTCCTAGCCCAAGAAATGTCTGACCACACCCCCTGTCTCCTAAACCTGGCCCTCTTCCTCCCTAGAGCCGGAACCTTCCCTGATAAATTCCAAAACTATCTCACCAAACACCCGGGGTTTGCTCAG GTACAGGCGCTGAATGATCCGAGTCCAGACACTTTTCAATCGGAAAGAGAACTTCACCAAAAGTGGAACTTCCTAAGGGAAATTGAGGAGTTATTCTTCAGACAGAAGTCTAGAATAAATTGGCTAAAGGAAGGTGATCTAAATACAGCTTACTTCTTTAGAATCTGCCAAGTCAGGGCGAGCTACAATGCCATTCGAGCTTTTCTCACACCCGCCGGAGCTTGGTTGACTGATCCCTTCGAAATGAGCAGCCTTGCTGTATCACACTTCTGCTCTGTACTAGGACCTTCTTTTGTGAATCCAGTCGCTCCCTCTACGCCAGAGTGGTTCCAATCGCTCCTAGACTTCTCAATCTCTCATGTTCAAGCCTCGCAGATGCTGCGAATCCCAACTGGTGATGAAATAAGGTCAATGATATTCAAGCTCAACCCGAACAAGGCACCGGGACCAGATGGACTAACCTCAGGATTCTTCAAGGCCGCATGGAGCACAATAGGAGATGAGGTGATCACGTCCATCACTCACTTCTTCTACACTGGTTTCCTACCTTCTTCTGCAAATGCCACGATCCTCACTCTAGTCCCGAAGTTCCCTGGAGCATCGGAAATCACAGAGTTCAGACCAATCTCATGTTTGAACACAGTCTACAAAGTCATTTCCAGATTACTGGTAAAGAGACTAAAGCCCATTCTGCCTAAACTCATTCTGCCTAGTCAAACGGCTTTTGTCAAAGGAAGACTTCTACTGGAAAATACTATTCTTGCCAGCGAGCTAATAAACGGATATCATAAAAACAAAGGCTCGAAGAAGATTACCATCAAGGTAGATATAGCTAAGGCATTTGACACTCTGTCGTGGAACTTTCTTTTCTCATGTCTCCAAGGCTTGGGGATTCCGCACCAGATGCTTCACTGGCTGCATTCCTGTATCTGCACAACGAGTTTTATGGTGGGTTATAACGGTACAGTCAATGGGTATTTTAAGGGAACAAGAGGCCTTAGACAGGGAGATCCGCTGTCCCCATATCTGTTTGTCATAGCTATGAACTGCCTGTCCCATATGCTTAATGCAGCTGCAACTAACTCTAAGCTCAGATATCACTCTAATTGCAAGAAAGTTAAGTTGACTCACCTGTCTTTTGCTGACGATCTCCTAATCTTCATTGAAGGAAACATAGAATCTGTCCAGTGTGTGCTGCAAGTGCTCAAGGAGTTTGAAAATCGCTCTGGATTGGCTGTCAGTTTGCAAAAAACGAGTTTCTTTGCTTCAGgaatgacagaagaggagatCAATACCATTCAAGCGTCAACAGGGATGGCGTGTGGAAGCTTACCCTTCAGATACCTGGGAGTCCCTATGAACTCGAGGAAACTGTCCTTAGCGAGCTGTGAGCCACTTCTCCATCAAATCAAGACCCGCTTCTCCTCCTGGTCAACAAAAACTTTGTCATTCTCGGGTAGACTAATGCTTATAAAAACGGTGATCGCGGGAATTACCACTTTCTGGTGTTCTTCGTTTGTGCTTCCAAAAGCTTGTGTTGTGAAGATCAACTCAATGTGTAGTGCCTTTCTGTGGAAAGGGAACCTCGACGCACATAGCACAGCGAGGGTGGCTTGGACTACGGTCTGTAAACCGAAGGAAGAAGGTGGATTAGGCGTTAAAGATCTACTAACATGGAATAAAGCTTGCTGTCTGCGACTGATCTGGCTCCTATTCTTTAGACCTGACTCTGTGTGGGTTTCCTGGTTCAAAGAAGTCATATTAAAAGGGTCCGTAAGCAACTATTGGACCACAAACCCCTCCCAAAAATTCTCCTGGCTAGCAAACAAACTCCTCAAGTTAAGAAGTGTGGCTTACCCTTTAATTCACATTCAAATCCAAAATGGTGAGCATGGCCGGTTCTGGATTGATAATTGGAGTCCATTTGGGAAGCTCCAAGACTATATGGAAGGAGGCAGATCAAGATTGGGGATCCCGCTAAAGGCAACTCTGGCTTCACTTTATCGCAATGGAACTTGGCAACTTCCTGCGGCAAGAACAGAGAATCAACTTCAGGTTCTGACATTCATTACTACTATCAATTTCAATAGTCAGCCAGATCAATATGTATGGAAGATTAATGGGAAAAGCAGTGAGAAGTTCAGCACGGGTGAAGTTTATCAATACCTCAGAGGCGACGTAGAAGAAGTTAACTGGGCAAAGGTCATCTGGAGTCCTAGAAGTATACCCCGACAGAGTTTTCATGCTTGGCTGGTAGTCCAGAACAGGATCCCCACTCGCGACCGCTTGATCTCTTGGGGTCTCCAA ATGTGGGATCGTACCACAAAGAAGTTGGGACAACTCCCTCAATCAGATGTTATCGCTCTCACCGGTGGCTTCGACTATGCGATCACTGACTCTCCTTGGGTGGCAGGCATGCTTCTATTGGATTTGGAATGA
- the LOC125594388 gene encoding probable receptor-like protein kinase At2g42960 → MSSENPLSAEMSKKISVFGLTDVKLWVLVCLVVGSFLALVLCILSIWIASRRKSRRPSHKMLPFSQIPGVAKDIRVDDRVGFQNHNDNLCVTVADKLSDRNSGKMMSYLGRTKSSDNDSISQSSSVHHHERACSSHSGEEGSFGAAWRQASLSQGGLVTASPLVGLPEISHLGWGHWFTLRDLQLATNRFAAENVIGEGGYGVVYKGRLINGNDVAVKKLLNNLGQAEKEFRVEVEAIGHVRHKNLVRLLGYCIEGVHRMLVYEYVNSGNLEQWLHGDMGKHSTLTWEARMKILIGTAQALAYLHEAIEPKVIHRDIKASNILIDDDFNAKLSDFGLAKLLDSGESHINTRVMGTFGYVAPEYANTGLLNEKSDVYSFGVLLLEAITGRDPVDYERPANEVNLVEWLKMMVGTGRAEEVVDQRIEPKPATRALKRGLLVALRCVDPESEKRPKMSQVVRMLESDDNPFREERRNRRSRTASMEIVEATEESADTSKRPGHSQSHTSKPEKTHE, encoded by the exons ATGTCATCTGAGAATCCTTTGAGTGCTGAGATGTCCAAGAAGATCTCTGTGTTTGGTTTGACGGATGTGAAACTGTGGGTGTTGGTTTGTTTGGTAGTTGGCTCATTCCTAGCTTTGGTTCTATGTATCTTATCTATATGGATTGCATCCCGGCGAAAATCACGGAGACCATCTCACAAGATGTTACCTTTCAGTCAAATACCAGGCGTGGCGAAAGATATCAGGGTTGATGATAGAGTTGGGTTTCAAAACCACAATGATAATTTATGTGTCACAGTTGCTGATAAACTGAGTGACAGAAACTCAGGGAAGATGATGTCTTACTTGGGGAGAACCAAGTCTAGTGATAATGATAGTATAAGCCAGAGTAGCTCTGTGCATCATCATGAGAGAGCTTGTAGTTCTCACTCCGGTGAAGAAGGAAGCTTTGGAGCCGCTTGGAGACAAGCTTCTCTTTCGCAGGGAGGGCTTGTAACAGCGTCTCCTTTGGTTGGTTTGCCGGAAATATCTCATCTTGGTTGGGGACACTGGTTTACTCTTAGGGATCTTCAGTTAGCCACCAATCGTTTTGCTGCTGAGAATGTGATCGGTGAGGGTGGTTATGGAGTTGTTTACAAAGGTAGGCTCATCAACGGTAACGATGTTGCTGTAAAGAAGCTTCTGAACAATCT GGGACAAGCTGAGAAGGAGTTCCGGGTTGAAGTTGAGGCTATTGGTCATGTAAGGCACAAGAATCTTGTAAGGCttctaggatattgcatagagGGTGTTCATAG GATGCTTGTTTATGAGTATGTGAATAGTGGCAACTTAGAACAATGGCTACATGGAGACATGGGGAAACATAGCACTCTCACTTGGGAGGCACGCATGAAGATCCTTATCGGCACTGCACAAGC GCTTGCTTATTTGCATGAAGCAATAGAACCAAAAGTAATCCACAGAGACATAAAAGCAAGCAATATCCTGATTGATGATGACTTCAATGCAAAGCTTTCAGATTTTGGGTTAGCCAAGCTCTTAGACTCGGGTGAGAGTCACATCAATACCAGAGTGATGGGCACATTTGG GTATGTAGCACCAGAATATGCTAATACAGGGCTATTAAACGAGAAGAGTGACGTCTATAGCTTTGGTGTCCTGCTTCTGGAAGCTATAACTGGAAGAGATCCAGTTGACTATGAACGTCCTGCTAATGAG GTGAATCTGGTTGAATGGCTAAAGATGATGGTTGGAACGGGAAGAGCTGAAGAAGTTGTTGATCAGAGGATTGAGCCTAAACCCGCTACACGTGCACTGAAACGTGGACTTCTTGTTGCGCTGAGATGTGTAGATCCCGAGTCAGAGAAACGGCCTAAGATGAGCCAGGTTGTGCGGATGCTTGAATCAGATGACAACCCTTTTCGTGAG GAGCGGAGGAATAGAAGGAGTAGAACAGCGAGTATGGAGATAGTTGAGGCCACCGAGGAATCAGCTGACACAAGCAAAAGGCCTGGTCACTCACAGAGCCACACATCAAAGCCTGAGAAGACTCATGAATAG